The nucleotide window taagacaactcctatggctcctgccggttgtcatactcatcgacatgcaagtcgtgattcctattacaagaacatgatcaatctcatacatcacatatatataattcatcacatccttttggccatatcacatcacatagcataccctgcaaaaacaagttagacgtcctctaattgttgttgcatgttttacgtggctgctatgggtttctagcaagaacgtttcttacctacgcaaaagccacaatggtgatatgacaattgctatttacccttcataaggaccctcttcatcgaatctgatccgactaaagtgggagagatagacacccgccagccaccttatgcaactagtacatgtcagtcggtggaaccagtcttaCGTAAGCGTACGTgcaaggtcggtccgggccgcttcatcccacgatgccgccgaatcaagataagactagtaacggcaagcaaattgacaatatcgacgcccacaactgctttgtgttctactcatgcatagaaactacgcatagacctagctcatgatgccactgttggggatcgtagcagaaatttaaaattttctatgcatcaccaagatcaatctatggagtcatctctACAACGAGGGAGAAAGGGAGTtctctacatacccttgtagatcgcgaagtggaagctttcaagagaacggggttgatggagtcgtactcgtcgtgatccaaatcaccgatgacctagcgccgaacggacgacacctccgcgttcaacacacgtacggttgggaagatgtctcctccaacttgatccaacaagggggaaggagaggttgatggagatccagcagcacgacggcgtggtggtggaagcaacagtgttctcggcagggcttcgccaagctcagggagagggagagatgtcacaggagggagagggaggcgccaggggctagggtgcggctgccctccctccccccactatatataggacccctaggggggcgccggccctaggagatgggatctccaaggggggcggcggccaagggggtggcttgccccccaagccaagtgggcccccccacccctagggtttccaaccctaggcgcaggggaggcccatgggagggcgcaccagcccaccaggggctggttcccctcccacttcagcccatggggccctccgggataggtggccccacccggtggacccccgggacccttctggtggtcccggtacaataccgattacccccgaaactttcccgatggccgaaacttgacttcctatatataaatcttcacctccggaccattccggaactcctcgtgacgtccgggatctcattcgggactccgaacaactttcgggttaccgtatactaatatctcaacaaccctagcgtcaccgaaccttaagtgtgtagaccctacgggtttgggagacacgcagacatgaccgagacgactctccggtcaataaccaacagcgggatctggatacccatgttggctcccacatgctcctcgatgatctcatcggatgaaccacgatgtcgaggattcaatcaatcccgtatacaattccctttgtcaatcggtacgttacttgcccaagactcgatcatcggtatcccaatacctcgttcaatctcgttactggcaagtcactttactcgtaccgtaatgcatgatcccgttatcaaccacttgtcacattgagctcattatgatgatgcattaccgagtgggcccagagatacctctccgtcatacggagtgacaaatcccagtctcgattcgtgccaacccaacagacactttcggagatacccgtagtgcacctttatagtcacctagttacgttgtgacgtttggtacacccaaagcactcctacggtatccgggagttgcacaatctcatggtccaaggaaatgatacttgacatttggaaaagctctagcaaacgaactacacgatctttaagctatgcttaggattgggtcttgtccatcacatcattctcctaatgatgtgatcccattatcaatgacatccaatgtccatagtcaggaaaccatgactatcttttgatcaacgagctagtcaactagaggctcactagggacgtattgtggtctatgtattcacacatgtattacgatttccggataacacaattatagcatgaacaatagacaattatcatgaacaaggaaatataataataaccattttattattgcctctagggcatatttccaacaccggCGCCCCCGACCCCCTCGGCGCCCGCGGCCCCCTCGGCGCCTGTGGCCGGTCCGGTCAACCGCGCCCGTACGGGCGTTTTTCGCCCGTGCTCGCGCTACGCCTCGGATGACTACGTCCATGCGGCGTCCACCTCTGAGCCATCGCCGTTGCCGTCCTTCGTTCGAGCCGCTCTTCCTGACCCGCTCTGGATGGCTGCGATGCAAGAGGAGTCTGACGCCCTGTTGCGCAACCGGACGTGGCAGCTTGTTCCCCGTCCCCGGCACGCCAACGTGATTACCGGGAAGTGGGTCTTTAAACACAAGCTCCGTCCTGATGGTACCCTTGATCGCTACAAAGCGCGATGGGTCGTTCGTGGCTTTCGACAGTGTGCTGGCATcgacttcaccgacaccttcgctCCGGTCGTCAAGCCCGGCACGATACGCACGGTTCTCCACCTTGCGGTCTCCTGTGCTTGTCCGGTGCACCAGATGGACGTCTCCAACGCCTTCCTCCATGGTCACCTCGAGGAGCAGGTCTTCTGCCAGCAGCCCACCGGGTTTGTTGACCCGACGCTTCCCGACCACGTGTGCCTGCTTTCGCGGTCCTTGTATGGACTCAAGCAGGCTTCGCGCGCTTGGTACTAGCGCATCGCGGTGTTTCTCCACCAGCCGGGGTTCCGCTCTACCCGCTCGGACGCCTTGCTCTTCGTCTGTCATCAGGGCTCTGACATGGCCTACTTGTTGCTCTatgtcgacgacatcatcctgacgGCATGTACGGCTGGTCTCCTCAGTCAGCTCACGGCTCGTCTTCGCGCTGAGTTCGCCATCAAGGACTTGGGTCCTTTGCACTACTTCCTCGGTGTCGAGGTGGTGCGCCGTCCAGATGGCTTCTTTCTTCATCAGCGGAAGTACGCTCATGAGCTCCTCGAGCGTGCTggcatgcttaactgcaagcccGTCGCTACGCCTGTTGATACGAAGGACAAGCTTTCTGCCACGGATGGTTCTCCTGCTTCGGATGCTGCTTTCTATTGGTCTATCGTTGGTGCTCTCCAGTACCTCACTCTGACTCAACCGAAGATCCAGTATGCCATGCAGCAGGTGTGTCTTCATATGCATGCTCCTCGCGACGTTCATTGGGCTGCCGTCAAGCGGATTCTCCGCTATATCTGTGGCACTATGGATCTTGGCGTCACGCTTCACGCCTTCGCCGACACCGCCCTCACCGCCTACTCTGATGCAGACTGGGCGGGCTGCCCTGACACTCGTCGCTCCACTTCGGGCTATTGTGTCTACCTTGGACCCTCACTCATCTCGTGGTCGTCCAAGCGGCAGCCTACGGTCTCTCGTTCTAGTGCTGAGGCTGAGTATCGTGCAGTGGCCAACACCGTCGCCGAGTGTTCGTGGCTTCGCCAGCCGCTTCAGGAGCTCTCTTGCCCCGTTGACCGTGCCACGtggtctactgcgacaacgaCTCGGCGGTCTACCTCTCTGCTAACCCGATGCATCATCGACGGACCTAGCATATTGAGTTGGATATTCATTTTGTTCGGGAACAGGTGGCCCTTGGCCATATTCATGTTTTACACGTCCCTACTTCCCAACAATTTGCAGATAGCATGACCAAGGGCTTGCCTACGGAGTCATTTGAGAAGTTCTGGTCCAGTCTTTGCGTCAGCCGCGGTGCCGCTTCGACTGCGGGGGGATAGTTAGCTTGGAGTAATAAAGAGAGAGAAAGATAGGTAGAAGAAGGAGAGTAATGGGAGGGGGAGAAGTAAGGAGGAAGAAGCAAAGTGATGGAGAGAGGAGGTGGGAGCTAGGGGAAAGTGAGGaagagaggaggggagggggaaggggCGAAAGGTGGTGTTGAGTATATGTGTTATGTGCATATTGTGTATTGGGCCCGGCTCCTAGTTCCTTGTATAGTTGAGGTCCGTGGCCCACCTTTGTACATCATATATACGTGCCTATGCATGAGAGCAATACATCGTACAATCATACACTCAATCTCAACCTCGCGACGCGTCGCCCGTCaaccagcgccgccgcctccctggTCCCCTTCGAGCCCCCCTCCACCTCCCCTCGATCCTCTCCTCTAGGTCCGGCGCCACCGCATCCGCGACATGCCCGCCGGCGGGGATGACCTGCATCTTATCTAGGGATTTTGAGTCTCAAGTGCTCCTCTGCTCTCTCCTGAAAGAACCCAGCACCGCCAGGCTCGAGCCATCTCTTCCCGTCTTTGATGGCCGGTGAGTCACCGGATGTGCGCCTTCTCCTCCATCTCTTTGGTGCGGCCCTTTCGCCTGGTAGCCATCGCCGCCGCCCTAGATCGCAAGTTCGTCACCCCGTTCTTTTCCGCCCCAGATTCCCTCCACCTCTTTGGTGCTGCCCTTTCGCCTGGTAGCCATCGCCGCCGCCCAGATTGCAAGTTCGCCACCCCTTTCTTTTCCGCCCCAGATTCCCTCCGCCTCTTTGGTGCGACCCTTTCGCCTGGTagccatcgccgccgccccaGATCGCAAGTTCGCCACCCCGTTATTTTCCGCCCCAGATTCCCTCCGCCTCTTTGGTGCGGCCCTTTCGCCTGGTagccatcgccgccgccccaGATCGCAAGTTCGCCACCCCGTTCTTTTCCGCCCCAGATTCCCTCCGCCTCTTTGGTGTGACCCTTTCGCCTGGTAGCCATCGTCGCCGCCCCAGATCGCAAGTTCGCCACCCTGTTCTTTTCCGCCCCAGATTCCCTCCGCCTCTTTGGTGCGGCCCTTTCGCCTGgtagccaccgccgccgccccagaTCGCAAGTTCGCCACCCTGTTCTTTTCCGCCCCAGATTCCTTTACAGGTATGAACCAAACAAAACAAGGATGTCTTCATTACGTCCCAGTTACCAGCGTGATCTAATTCCTTTACCATTAACATTACCACTCTCTGATCCAAACACCTCATATAAGAACTAGACATCAGTAATTTTGTTAGATTGACTACAAATTATAGAGCAGTTCTTGTTCTGTTAGATGTATATTGATTGGTAGTACATAGAAACTTCCACACAAATCCACTTATACAAATGCAAAATTGCGCAATGCAAAAATCAATCCAAATGATAACACCCACACGTGTGGCATTTATCAACATGCCCGCACGCACTCGATGCCGTTTGATTTATTTGCACGAATTTTGAAGCAGTTGCCATATGGATGGAGAGCCACGTAAACACCCAGCGTCGTGTGGGCTTTATCATTTagtgccacacgtgtgggcgCTCCTCACCCGAACGGACACAGGAGGACTCGCCCGAACGTGTGGGCGAAACTGCTCTTCACTCACACGGTGATAGATGGCAACTACATGTGTGCATATGTGGCAACTAGTTAATCACACACAACAAGTATGGTTGACTATATATGGCAACTACGGTTTAACAGCACACGACAACTACAGGTGTGCATATGCGGCAACTAGTTAATCACACACGGCAACTATGATTGATCATACATGACAACTATGATTTGACCACATGTGACAACTCCAATTAGTTACATATGGCAACTAtatttaatgatacatggcagaCATGACAACTACAGTTAATTACACATGGCAACTAAAGTTGATTACACATGCATTCGCACTCACGGTGTGTAGGTGAACAATTGCCACAGAGGGTCCTATGGGCCGTGTGACTTGATAAAAACCGTTTAAACTTTGAATCATGCATTTGACTTGATAAAAAATGCAGGCCTTCTTTTCAGACACGAAGGAAAGCGAGTAGTAGCTATAGTGGGATGTACAATGCCTCTTTCCCAAGAATGAGGAACACCACGGCGGGAGTGCTCGCTCCGATGGCGATCACAACGTACGCAGGCCACCTTGCCGTGGGCGCAACGGTGATGTAAACAGCGGTCATGAGCGAGACGACCATGGCGAGGCAGGCAACGATGGTGAGCCTGTGGCCCCACATGAGCTGGTCGAGCTTGAACTTGACGGGGTCCCGCCATGCCCAGATGAAacagaagacgacgacgacggaGCTGCACATGGCGACGGTGTTGGAGATGACGAAGATCTTGAACGCCGCCGTGTGCCCGTGGATGGCCGTGCCCTCGGTCTGGCTGTAACCCCCCGGCATGGTGAAGGTGGCGGCGAAGCTGACGGTGGCGATGAGCGTGGCCACCAGCGTGTAGGTCTCGACGCTGTGCTTGAAGTACTCGTCGTGGCCAGCCCTCCGGCCGCGCAGCGACTGGTAAGTAGCGATTGGAGGTAGCTGCTGCTTCTGGCACCTGCAGGCCTCGTGCTTCTTGAGCTTCTTCCACAGGTACATCTCGTAGGTGTCCATCTCCTCGCTGGCGCCGCGCTTCTCGATGAGGCTGCGCGCGGACTGGCCGTCCCGGTTGAGGACGCAGGGGTTGACGCGGCGGTCCTTGATGAGGAGCAGCGCCGACTGGACGCGCGACAGGGCGGCGGCGAGGTGCAGCGGCGTGTTGCCGCCATGGTCGACGCGATTGACGATCTCCTCGGGGCGGACGTGCTTGAGCAAGCGCTTGAGGGCGTCCACCTTGCCGCTGGTGACGGCGACGTGGAAGGCGTTCCTGCCCTTGCTGTCCACCATCTCCGCCGCGTCGGGGCAGTGCTTAAGCAGCTCCACCATGGCCTCCGTCGACCCGTAGTTGGCGGCCATGTGCAACGGCGACTGTAGGTCGCGGTTGCGCCTGTAGGCCAGCTCCACCTTCCGGTTCAGCAGCAGCTTCACCACGCGGGCGCTGTTCTTTTGAGCCGCGTAGTGCAGCGCGTTGTTCTCGCTCGAGTCCGTCAGCGCGATCTGATCCTCCGGCGTCGCCTCGAGCAATATCTCCACCACACCTGCTTGCCTTGCCACGTTAAAGTTACACGATACAGGACAGGATCAACGAAACAGAAAGGTGTAACAACTCCGGGGTGTCTAGGCACCTTCTATGAACAATAAATtctaaaaaaaggaaaaaaatctGAAACTTTGTAAAATCAAAAGATGATCGAACTTTGTAGGTTCTTGCAAGTTTTCATGCCAAAATATCATGTAGAGAAGGGTGTACAAACGAGTTTTCAGATTTCAGTGCTAAAAGTGCTCAAAACTTCAAACATTGAAATCTTTTTCGTGTGTACAGCTCCTCGAAATATTTTTTAGCATGAAAACTTGCAAGCACCTACAATATTTGATCATCTTTGATGTTGCAAAGTTTtagatttttaattttttttattttcccgTTCATAGAGGGTGCCTGGAAACCCGGGAGCTGAAAAACCACCCTCTCGACGAAAATAAGGCGATACTTACGGCTGTGGCCGCCGAGGACGGCCTGGTGGAGGGCGGTGCCGCTGACGGAGTCGGAGGGGACAAACCTCTCGCGGACCCAGGGATGGCTGACGATCTTGCTCACGACGTCGGCGAGGCCCTCCCGGGCGGCGATATGCAGCGGCGACTGCTTTTTCGCGTCGAGCGCGTGGCCGCAGCTGGGCTCGGCGTCCAGCAGCTTGAGCGCCACGGCGCTCCAGCCGTGCTGCACGGCCTGGTGCAGCGGGGTGTCGCC belongs to Triticum urartu cultivar G1812 chromosome 7, Tu2.1, whole genome shotgun sequence and includes:
- the LOC125522123 gene encoding ankyrin repeat-containing protein At5g02620-like — encoded protein: MDPALHAAAVKGSVASLRMLAAERPDILGSKTPQENTALHIAAELGHAGFAEEALGVDHKLLVTKNADGDTPLHLAARSGKVDMVELLITHARVLPSEQPQHSPAAAHRKHVDGHTGKPSPTSPGTGSTEALGPLLIANKAGDTPLHQAVQHGWSAVALKLLDAEPSCGHALDAKKQSPLHIAAREGLADVVSKIVSHPWVRERFVPSDSVSGTALHQAVLGGHSRVVEILLEATPEDQIALTDSSENNALHYAAQKNSARVVKLLLNRKVELAYRRNRDLQSPLHMAANYGSTEAMVELLKHCPDAAEMVDSKGRNAFHVAVTSGKVDALKRLLKHVRPEEIVNRVDHGGNTPLHLAAALSRVQSALLLIKDRRVNPCVLNRDGQSARSLIEKRGASEEMDTYEMYLWKKLKKHEACRCQKQQLPPIATYQSLRGRRAGHDEYFKHSVETYTLVATLIATVSFAATFTMPGGYSQTEGTAIHGHTAAFKIFVISNTVAMCSSVVVVFCFIWAWRDPVKFKLDQLMWGHRLTIVACLAMVVSLMTAVYITVAPTARWPAYVVIAIGASTPAVVFLILGKEALYIPL